A genomic window from Actinomycetota bacterium includes:
- a CDS encoding nucleotidyltransferase family protein — translation MTDTDEMIRAIGQHAGEIRRDFGVARLGVFGSRARGDAAVDSDLDVLVEFERPTFRNYMGLKHYLEQLLGVTVDLVSAAALKPMLKEHVMREVKYVA, via the coding sequence AGGGCGATTGGCCAGCACGCGGGGGAGATACGGCGTGACTTCGGCGTTGCGCGCCTCGGTGTATTCGGTTCGCGCGCTCGCGGAGATGCCGCGGTCGATAGTGATCTCGATGTGCTCGTGGAATTCGAGCGCCCGACATTCCGGAACTACATGGGTCTCAAGCACTATCTCGAGCAGTTGCTTGGCGTGACAGTCGATCTCGTGAGTGCGGCTGCCCTGAAGCCGATGCTGAAGGAGCATGTGATGCGCGAGGTCAAGTATGTCGCGTGA